From one Ailuropoda melanoleuca isolate Jingjing unplaced genomic scaffold, ASM200744v2 unplaced-scaffold8686, whole genome shotgun sequence genomic stretch:
- the LOC117800886 gene encoding transcription factor BTF3-like, giving the protein MKETIMNQEKLAKLQAQVRIGGKGTACRKKVVHRTATADDKELQFSLKKLGVNNISGIEEVNMFTNQGTVIHFNNPKAQTSLAVNTFTISGHAETKQLTEMLPSFLNPLGADSLTSLRRLAEALPKQSVDGKAPLATGEDDDGEVPDLVENFDEASKNEAN; this is encoded by the coding sequence ATGAAAGAAACTATCATGAACCAGGAGAAACTTGCCAAACTGCAAGCACAAGTGCGCATTGGTGGGAAAGGAACTGCTTGCCGAAAGAAGGTGGTTCATAGAACGGCTACAGCAGATGATAAAGAACTTCAGTTCTCCTTAAAGAAGTTAGGGGTAAACAATATCTCTGGTATTGAAGAAGTGAACATGTTCACAAACCAAGGAACTGTGATCCATTTTAATAACCCCAAAGCTCAGACATCACTCGCCGTGAACACTTTCACCATTTCAGGCCATGCTGAGACAAAGCAGCTGACGGAAATGCTACCCAGTTTCTTAAACCCACTTGGTGCAGACAGTCTGACTAGTTTAAGGAGACTGGCTGAAGCTCTGCCCAAACAATCTGTGGATGGAAAAGCACCACTTGCTACTGGAGAGGATGACGATGGTGAAGTTCCAGATCTTGTGGAGAATTTTGATGAAGCTTCCAAGAATGAAGCAAACTGA